In Papio anubis isolate 15944 chromosome 20, Panubis1.0, whole genome shotgun sequence, the genomic window CGTTCCCCGCATGGAACTCCCAGGGGACCCGCAGGCCCCGGAGCTGCTGTCGCTCAGTCGAAGGTGATGCGGAAGCTGCGCTCCTGCTCCTTGCGCCGGCCCTCGCACACCTTGGTCACCTCCTCCACCTTCCTCTGCAGCAGGGCCGAGTTCTGGTCGATCCACTGCAGCGAGCCCATGTGCGCGTTGAGGATCTTGCAGATCTGCTGCAGCGGGTCGCTGGTGTCGGCGGGGGCCCCGGACGTATTCAGGTGCTCGATGATGTCCTTGAGGTCCTGGGCCATGCGCTTGAGCTGCGCGTCGATGTTCTCGGCCAGCTTGTAGGTTTTCTCGCGCTCCTCATCCGCGTGCTGCAGGTAGATGGTTCCGCTCTGCTCCTTTACCAACTCCTCCAGCGGGCTCAGCAGGTCTTCCAGCTCCTTCTGCTGGGACAGGATGAAGTCGAGCTCCTGGTCCAGCCTCTTCTGGTCCAGCTTCACTTTCTCCACCTCGCGGTGCAGGCTGGTGATCTTCTCCCCGTTCTCGATCAGCGTGCGGTCCCAGGCGTTGACCTGGGTGGCCTGCTGGAGGAAGTGCCGCTCCTGGTCCTCTAGCTCCAGGCTCCATTTGTTGATCAGGCTCTCCAGCTGCGCGTAGGTCATGGCGGAGCCGGCGGCCGCCCCTGCAGTTGCACCAGGGCCAGGTGGAGCAGTCACAGCGGCTGCCGTATTGCTGGGGATCCCAGCTGGCGCCAGTGGTTTTAAATTCAAGGCAAAGCcggtggtgctgctgctgctgctggtggccGCGGCGGTGGCAGTGGTGGATGTTGCTGTGGAGGCGCCCGAAGCTGCTCCAGGTGCCTTTAAGCTGAAGCCCTGTGTCCCAGCAGCGGGGGCTCCCGCGGTGGTCGCAGGGGTACAGAGGGAGAGTCCGGTGGTGGCAGACGAGGTTGGAGCGGTTGCTATTGATGCAAAGAGGGTGGGCCCAGTACCGGTGgtggtggctgtggctgtgggagCAGCTGGCTGCGTGACGCCTGCTGTGGTGGCTGCTGGCGTGGCCGGGGTAAAGGGCAGAGTGGCAGGTGCCGTGGGCTGGGCTGAATTCCCCGCTGAGCCAATGTTGAAACCGGAGGGCTGGGCCGTGCTTCCACCAGAGAATGAGAAGCCTCCAGATGTGGTGGCTGGAGCCACAGAGGTGGTGGAGGGGCCAAACACAAAGCCAGTGGGTGCTGTGCCCTGGCTGGAGGTGACAGTGCTCGATATGGCATTAGTGAGGTTGCTGCTGCCCAGCCCAAAGCCACTGGGGTTTGCCATGGCTGGGGTGGCAGCTGTGTTGCTCAAGTTGAGCTTTGAAGCACCGATCCCCAAAGAAAATCCAGTTCCCCCCGAGGCAAGAGTTGCTGTTCCAAAAGTGAAGCCTGTTGTCTGTGTGGCCGGAGTCTGAGTGGCGAGTGAGAACAGGCCGGTGGAAGGGGTACTTGTGGTTGGTTGGGAGGGAGCCCCAAAATTAAACCCTCCAGTGCCAGAGGTGGAGAAAGAAAACCCTGTAGCAGGTGTGGTTGTCGCTGTCTTTGCAGTGCCAAATGTGAACCCACCTGTAGGGGCCCCAGTGCCTCCAAAATTAAACCCGCTCATGGCTCTGGACTCTGGTGGCAGCAGCTACTCTGGCTCCCAAAGCAAATCCGCTGGCGTCTGCGACCTCGGGAAGATTTCTAAAGCAAAGGAAGTGACACTGTCAGATGGCAGTTTTGGAAAGGCAAGCCCAGTGGCATGACTGGGCACGGCTGGTTTGGAGGGTGGTGGGATGGGATTATGATACCATGCAGCAACCCCCCTTCGTCCTGTGTAACCTAAACCAGACTCTGCTACATCGAGAAGGATCCAGAAGCACAAATGCACGCTCCAGGGGTCAGGTACGAGCAGCCGGGGTGCTAGGGACGTGCATGGCCACATTCAGCACAGTGGAAAGTTCCCACtctggaggatgaggtgggagaacagGACCTTGGACCCACTTCAGCCCGAGGAGATCAGATTTGAGGCACTGCCACAAGCGGGACTAGGACACAGAAGAACAGCTGTAGGACCTGCTCCCAGCGTGGGGCCCAGTAAGGTTCCCTGGCTGACTCTAGCGGGGTGTGAGCGGATCAGCTCTTGCCACCCTGAGGGCCTCTCTGgacctgagagagagagatggggcagggaacccaggctggatggcaggGTCTGGGCTGCTGAAGGTCCCCCAGGCCCACACCTGTACTCTCTAAGAGCAGGAGAGGACGTGCCCCTCCTAACTCAGGGGAGGGTCTGAAACCCATGTGCTCAGAGCACAGATGCCCCTGGCCACAGTGACTGGCTCGAGGATAAACTGAGACCTGAGCCAGGTAATCAGAGCCTCCCCTGGGATTTTCTCCATGCTCGGAAGGCAGCTGCCTCCTTCGCCTCTAAGTGTGGTGCAGGGGATTGCACCTGGGCCTCCCTTGGACACCTTCTCAACCACCTGCAGACACTGGGACATCACCGGAGACCATGAGCCCCACCAGAGATGGATGGGGTGGGGAACAGATAAAGAGCCCCCGAGAAGCCCCATGGGCCAAACATTTCCCTTCAGTCCAAACTGGCTTGATGTTGGTAACGTCTAACCGAAAAATCTCCAAGTGGTGCCATCTATCAGCAGGATGGTGAGGAAAGGGTGAGAGGGAGTGCTGGATAggggtgttttttttcttttgggaaagggttttgctctgtcataccagctggaatgcagtgacatatcacaactcactgcagcctcaagctccggggcccaagcgatccttccacctcagcctcccaaagtagctgggactacaggtacatgccaccatgcccggctaatcttttttattttttgtaggaacgggatttcactctgttgccctggtcttgaactcctgggctcaagcgatcctccctctttgtcctcccaaagtgctaggactataggtgagAGCCCTCCAGATGATCAGAAGCATACTTAGAAGATGGGTTTGACTGACTGGAGAGGGAAGAAAGCTTGTGGTGGCAAGAGCAGACTGGAGTGATGCGCTTTGGAACCTGAAGACGGGAGAAAGCCAGGAGCCAGGGAAGGCAGAAGCAGCTCTAAAAGCCGGAAACAGAAAGAGGGAGgccctgtctaaaaaacaaacaaacagaacaaacaaagTCATGACTGAGAAGCCaagtgcctggcccagagaaaCACCCACGACGTctgtttcctcttccctctctccaggCCAGTTTTTAAATTGCTTGGTGTCTGTCCTCAGGAAATCCCCTTCTAGCTTGAGGAAGAGGAAACCTACCTCACTACCCCCACCCCTTCCACTGCACCCTTCTGCCTTCCACAGGCCCCTAATTTTTGTTTcatctgctcctcctcctccacacagCCAAGCAAGTCTGGGGAGATGACCCCAGGGCCAGCTGCATGCGCTCTGCCTTGTCCAAGCCAGCAGATCTCAATGGGCGCCCATCAGCACTGACCGGAGCATTCAAAACACCGAAGGCTGCCAGCTCCACGAAGCCAGTCTCTCCAGGGCTAGGATGCTGGCCCTGGCATTTTCATAAAGCTCTCCTGGGGGATTCTGAGAAAGGCCTCTTCAACAGGCCACGGCAAGTGCCTGAGCCCCCAGGACTGTCGGGGCCCAGCCCGGCCTGCATCCATTCCTCCCGTTGTGGGACAGAACGAAAGTCCTCACTGCTGAGCCACCTCAAGTCGGTGTGTTGTTACTGGCAGCTAAAGGCATCTGAGCAGCTACACCTACACATCTCAGTTCTCAAAAACTCAGCTTAAAAAAGCTTTTGCTATTAATAAGTTATAGCTAAAATTTCCAAGAAGAGCATTTATAAAAAGCTCTTTGCAACTATGAAAAAACTACAAGGAAAACAATCTTCTGTGGGGACTTGTCTGGCTTAACggttcaccattttttttttttttttttgagacgggagtctcgctccgttgcccaggctggagtggaatggcacgatcttggctcactgcaacctccgcttcctgggttcaagcaattctcctgcctcagcctccgagtagctgggattacaggcacatgccaccacacccagctaattttgtatttttaatagagacggggtttctgcatgttggtcaggctggtctcaaactcccagcctcaggtgatccacctgcctcagccccccaaagtgctgggattataggcgtaagccaccacgcccagccaacagttcaccatttattaagtgcctcGTTGGTTTCTAATACTTCAGGTGCCAGGGATCTATTCACAATGGTGAACCCATACAGATCCAGCTCTGATCCATGCAGTTTAGATGtaatatggccaggcgcagtggctgacgcctataatcccagcactttgggaggctgaggtgggaggattgcttgaactcaggaactcaaaaacagcctggccaatatagcgagatcctgtctctacaaaaaaaatacaaaaatgagttggctgagatgggaggatcactggagcccagggaggtggaggctgcagtgattgtgccactgcactccagcctgggcaaaacactgagaccccatctgaaaaaaaaaaaaaaaagttagatataTCATTACTCACTGTTTCCTAAAAGCAAACTTTGGGGCAgatccattttacaaatgagaaagtgaAGCCCAGAGTGGTTAGCTAAGCCATGGCCCCTGCCCTCGAGGCAGCCAGAGTCAAATGTCAGCTCTATAATCAGGGATCAGGGATGGGTTACATGCTGTGGGAGCAGGTTCCAGCGAGGAGCTGAGTGTTGCAGATGTAGCATCAGCCAGGGAaaggatggggaggggagaggagctgTCCAGGCAGGAGGAAAGGCCTACGGGAAGACAGGGAGGCTGACACAGCAGACATGCCTCTGGGTGCTAAGTGATTTGGTGCTTCGGAAGGGAGATGTTTATGTGTGAAGGACTGATTTGCCAAGCATGAGCTGTTCAAATCTGCACATTCCAAAGAGAGAAAATCGCCCTTGACCAGCTCTGAGAGAATCTCTATGTTTTTGAAATGTCCTGCCAGGTAAGACCGTCTTTGTTTACCTGGAGCCTCAGGCCACTCTAGGGAGTCCATGTTAACGCTGTGACCTACAGTGGGGGCTTTGGGTCATACGGTATCAGCACAACCTCTGGAGGGGCTGGAGAAAGCAGACCTCAGTTTAGCCACACAGGTGCTCCATGCCTACAGAACTGCTCCTCCTCACAACCCGGGCCGCCAACACTCCGTAAGTGTTACTGCACACGGTTGCTGGCAGAACTGAGCGCTGTCCACAGAACTCTCTACCTGGAGAGGAGAGCTGGAAGCTCGTGCCTGGTCTCTCTCGGAGCTTCTGCATCTCTCCCCTTTGCTGTTTTCGGTCTGCTTCATTTCTCCATAATAAACCGTGACCGTGACTGTGAGTAGAAAGCTTTGCCGAGCTCTGTGAGTCTTAGTTCATCACTGAGCCGGAGGACTGAGCCAGAGGGTGGACTCAGGGCCACGTGATGGGCGGGAGAATTCGGCAGAGCCATACATACCATGCTAACGGTTCGGGCATGATGTTGAGGGAGCCACAGGGGACTTTATGGGTGTGGGGGATGAACTGCAGGGGTAGAGGCTGGAGGCCAGGTGGCTTAGAGAAGACTGGGAGAAGGTCCAGGCCAAGAGCCCAAGTCCCGAACTGGGACTCAGACAGAGAGGACAGCATCACAATTTGAGCAAAGTGTTAAATTCACACCAAAACCACAGGGTCTGTTCCCAGTTAGCAAAGCGTGCACCAAGACCACAGGGTCTGTCCAGGTTAACAGtgacaggccaggcatgatggctcatgcctgtaatcccagcactttcggaggccaaggcgggaggattgcttaagcccaggagtttgaggcaaaaaacaacaaaaaaaagccacaaatacTAGAACTTGGGAAGTTTCTCACAAATGCAAAGTATTACGAGCTCTGATCCTGGAATTACCACATTTGTCAAAGGGGAGAGTTCCCTTACCAAAGAAGCCGATGGTGCTGGCGGTGGTGGGGGAAGCAGGGAGGAACCCAAACTGAGGGAATGGTGCATCTCTAGGGAAAGGAGGAGGGTATGCCTGGGCCTGTGCTCAGGGCTGGGTGGCTGTGACCATCTGTAGTTCACCCAGGCAGGACACAGCTCCAGAGAAGCGCTGCCTTGAGGTCACCAAGGGAAGTGCTGGCAGAGCCGCCAGTCCCTTCCCTTTCTGCCTGCCCCAACATTTACCCTTGGGTTTAAACAACACAGGCACCTTCACAGCCCTGGGGACCTGGAGGAAGACCCGCCTGGGATCAGATGCAGAATCATCTGAATTCAGGTGGGTACATCCCACCCCCACCTGTGAGAACCAGGGTTCTTTGCTGTCACCCCAGCCTTCAGTCAGCTCTACCACCTTACCTCCATCTGTGATTCTTGTGCCACTCCACGTcccagtttctttgtttttttgagacagagtctcactctgtcactcaggctggagtgcagtggtgcgatcttggctcactacaacctccgcctcccgggttcaagcaattctcccacctcagcctcccaagtagctgggattaccggcgcccaccaccacacccagctaatttctgtatttttagtagagatggggtttcaccatgttggccaggctggttgtgaactcctgacctcaggtgatccaccttggcctcccaaagtgctgtgattataggtgtgagccactgtgcccagcccccaacCCCTTTTAGATGCCTGGGACAGCAGTCTGTGCCTGGGAAAGAATACAGGAGACCTCAGCTTTGGaccaaaaggaaaggaagaattagGAAggatatggtgtgtgtgtgtgcgtgtgtgtgtgtgtaggggtaaGACAGAAAAATGGCCCGCAAACATGCCCACACCCGCATCCAGGACCTGTCAATGTgaccttacatggcaaaggaaCTCTGCAGATGTGATGACGATAAGGAGGTTATCCTGGCTTATCCATGTGAGCCCCAGGTGACCATAAGGGTCTttcagggaggcaggagaggagtcAGAGGGAGATGTGCCTATGGAGGAATGGACTGACAGATGctgtgctgctggctttgaagatgagggggccacaagccaaggaacacaggCAGCTTCAGCCTCTAGAGCTGGAGAAGGACAGAGCCTCTCTCCTAGTCTCCCGAAGGAACCACGCACCAGGCACCCATTTAGACTCCGGACCCCCAGCACTGTGAGAATACATTCGTGTTGCTTTAAACCACTACATTTGTGATgacttgttacagcagccactAGAAACTAATGGGGATAGGTTGAGGGAAGATGGAGAAAGAACAGAATGAAATCTAGATAGGTGGATGGGAATACACAGAGCAGAGCTGGGGTTGAGAAAGGGGCTGGGGTCAAGGGCAGGTCTGCCCTTGTGTATGGAGACCAAGGTGGCTGGTACAGAAAGGAAAGTGAGATGTGACTCTGAAAATCCAGACATGCCCTGGTGCTGAGGCAACCCTGCCAGGGCTGTGGATATGTGTGGGTGGATTGCCACTGACACCCAGCCATGACAGGCCATCTACGGTGGGAGGGAAGGACAAGGTCGCCTCTGAACACAGAGGAAGGCTAACGGTGGGGATGGTGTCGGCTCCACCGGGCCAGATTTCCGTTTGTTCCCTGCTGCATCTGCAGCACCTGgagcagtgcctggtacacagtacgGACTCAGTAACAACCATTTACTAAGGACCTACTGTGTAACTGGTACTGTGCCAGGAGCGCTGTGCTGCAGCACACGGAGCCCTTCCTGGGTGGGAAACAAGTGCAGACTCCCCAAGACCACCC contains:
- the NUP62 gene encoding nuclear pore glycoprotein p62; its protein translation is MSGFNFGGTGAPTGGFTFGTAKTATTTPATGFSFSTSGTGGFNFGAPSQPTTSTPSTGLFSLATQTPATQTTGFTFGTATLASGGTGFSLGIGASKLNLSNTAATPAMANPSGFGLGSSNLTNAISSTVTSSQGTAPTGFVFGPSTTSVAPATTSGGFSFSGGSTAQPSGFNIGSAGNSAQPTAPATLPFTPATPAATTAGVTQPAAPTATATTTGTGPTLFASIATAPTSSATTGLSLCTPATTAGAPAAGTQGFSLKAPGAASGASTATSTTATAAATSSSSSTTGFALNLKPLAPAGIPSNTAAAVTAPPGPGATAGAAAGSAMTYAQLESLINKWSLELEDQERHFLQQATQVNAWDRTLIENGEKITSLHREVEKVKLDQKRLDQELDFILSQQKELEDLLSPLEELVKEQSGTIYLQHADEEREKTYKLAENIDAQLKRMAQDLKDIIEHLNTSGAPADTSDPLQQICKILNAHMGSLQWIDQNSALLQRKVEEVTKVCEGRRKEQERSFRITFD